One Natrinema marinum genomic window carries:
- a CDS encoding DUF7563 family protein, whose product MTRECENCGNHVSDQFARVFGDDAGRVRSCIDCPDMTLADLSAGAAADPARRARIERSTTGASTFTSRSEAAIADDGRTADD is encoded by the coding sequence ATGACCCGTGAATGCGAGAACTGCGGAAATCACGTCTCTGACCAGTTCGCCCGTGTCTTCGGCGACGACGCGGGCCGGGTTCGCTCGTGTATCGACTGCCCCGATATGACGCTCGCCGACTTATCAGCCGGTGCGGCGGCGGATCCGGCCCGACGCGCTCGAATCGAGCGGTCAACCACGGGAGCGTCGACGTTCACGTCGCGATCGGAGGCGGCGATCGCCGACGACGGGAGGACCGCGGATGACTGA
- the msrA gene encoding peptide-methionine (S)-S-oxide reductase MsrA produces MERATFGGGCFWCVEAAFEELAGVESVISGYAGGHTEDPSYRAVCSGKTGHAEVVQLEYDPDDVAYEDLLEVFFTIHDPTTKDREGPDVGSQYRSAIYAHSDDQLETARAFAAELEAEGLYDGIVTEIEPLETFYEAEEYHQNYFEKQRAADGTIEDAYCAMHAAPKVEKVREKFKEKVTAEN; encoded by the coding sequence ATGGAACGAGCAACGTTCGGCGGCGGCTGTTTCTGGTGCGTCGAGGCGGCCTTCGAGGAACTCGCGGGCGTCGAATCGGTGATCTCGGGGTATGCCGGCGGCCATACCGAAGATCCCAGCTATCGGGCGGTCTGTTCCGGCAAAACTGGTCACGCCGAAGTCGTCCAACTCGAGTACGATCCCGACGACGTCGCCTACGAGGACCTCCTCGAGGTGTTCTTCACGATCCACGACCCGACGACGAAAGACCGCGAGGGCCCAGACGTGGGCTCGCAGTACCGGTCGGCGATCTACGCCCACAGCGACGACCAACTCGAGACTGCCCGGGCGTTCGCCGCGGAACTCGAGGCAGAGGGCCTCTACGACGGGATCGTCACCGAGATAGAGCCCCTCGAGACGTTCTACGAGGCCGAGGAGTACCACCAGAACTACTTCGAGAAACAAAGAGCGGCAGATGGAACTATTGAGGACGCCTACTGCGCGATGCACGCGGCCCCGAAAGTCGAGAAGGTCCGAGAGAAGTTCAAGGAGAAGGTGACAGCCGAGAACTAA